A window of the Salarias fasciatus chromosome 7, fSalaFa1.1, whole genome shotgun sequence genome harbors these coding sequences:
- the ano5a gene encoding anoctamin-5 isoform X3: protein MEVKCSSSPPVPDSEGLMNGEISGRDSDSTIDKQQHSKDSVFFRDGLRRIDFVLSYVDDKDGERKQERRKVYEANLVKVGLELETEDKIESEDGKTYFVKIHAPWEVLATYADVLKIKVPFKVNDIPDNSEMPMNWLSTPFRLPEHIMQPEPDYFTAPFDKSKADFFLIDNKDTFFPPSTRNRIVFYILSRCSYIREDCGDRDKKGIKRLLNNGTYTAAFPLHDSRYWTRSRDVNCDSERYNLYKHWARFFCFFKEQPLNLIRKYYGEKIGIYFAWLGFYTEMLLFAAVVGTICFVYGFLTYDDNQWSKEICSEEIGGSIVMCPLCDKKCGYWKLNTTCNSSWQSHLFDNVATVFFAIFMGIWVTLFLEFWKRRQARLEYEWDLVDFEEEQQQLQLRPEYETKCTNRKLNRITQEMEPYLPITSKCARSCLSGATVLLWISLIIACIIGVIAYRLAVYAAFASIMKDNPTTQLEVVGPYITPQLATSVTASCINFIIIMILNLMYERVAVWITDMEIPKTHLEYENKLTVKMFLFQFVNYYSSCFYVAFFKGKFVGYPGNYAYMFGSKLRNEECDPGGCLIELTTQLVIVMTGKQVWGNIQEALLPWMRNWWGSRRARSHPESLYSRWEQDHDLQAFGQLGLFYEYLEMVIQFGFITLFVASFPLAPLLALINNIIEVRVDSWKLTTQFRRPVAAKAHSIGAWEEILNGMAVLSVVTNAFIVAFTSDMIPRLVYMYAYQPQGEMNMEGYINNSLSVFNISEIPAENRPDDEENPSWFNSSITSCRYRDYRYPSGHERQYSHTMQFWHILAAKLAFIIIMEHVVFLVKFFVAWMIPDVPSDVRARVKRERYLVQEYLHNYEVEKLKIQLSKQNNEECTCTPMIYPSLSKHEVLSECL, encoded by the exons GAGCGGAGGAAGGTGTACGAGGCCAATTTAGTGAAAGTAGGTCTGGAGCTGGAGACAGAAGACAAAATA GAGTCAGAGGATGGGAAGACGTATTTTGTGAAGATCCACGCTCCGTGGGAGGTGTTGGCCACCTACGCCGACGTGCTGAAGATCAAAGTTCCTTTCAAGGTCAACGACATCCCAGACAACAGCGAGATGCCCATGAACTGGCTGTCCACGCCTTTTCGCCTGCCGGAGCACATCATGCAGCCCGAGCCGGACTACTTCACTGCCCCCTTCGACAAGAGCAAGGCCGACTTCTTCCTCATCGACAACAAAGACACTTTCTTCCCTCCTTCAACACGCAACAGGATC GTCTTCTACATCTTGTCCCGCTGCTCCTACATCAGGGAAGACTGCGGGGACCGAGACAAGAAGGGCATCAAGAGGTTACTCAACAATGGGACTTACACCGCAGCCTTCCCCCTGCATGAT TCTCGATACTGGACCAGATCGAGAGATGTAAACTGTGATAGTGAGAGATACAACCTCTACAAACACTGGGCccgatttttctgttttttcaagGAGCAGCCGCTCAACCTCATACG GAAATATTACGGGGAGAAGATAGGCATTTATTTTGCATGGCTGGGCTTCTAcaccgagatgctgctgttTGCGGCGGTAGTGGGGACGATTTGTTTCGTCTACGGGTTTCTCACATACGATGACAACCAGTGGAG CAAAGAAATATGCAGTGAAGAAATCGGAGGGAGTATCGTCATGTGTCCACTTTGTGACAAAAAGTGTGGCTACTGGAAACTCAACACAACATGCAACTCATCGTGG caatcACATCTATTTGACAATGTTGCAACAGtgttttttgccattttcatGGGAATATGGG TGACGCTGTTCCTGGAGTTCTGGAAGCGGCGGCAGGCCCGTCTGGAGTACGAGTGGGATCTGGTGGACtttgaggaggagcagcagcagctccagctacGGCCCGAGTATGAGACCAAGTGCACCAACCGCAAGCTGAACCGAATCACTCAG GAAATGGAGCCTTACTTACCCATAACAAGCAAGTGTGCACGCTCATGTCTGTCTGGAGCCACCGTCCTGTTGTGG ATCTCATTGATCATTGCCTGCATCATTGGGGTCATAGCGTACCGCCTGGCGGTGTACGCGGCCTTTGCTAGCATCATGAAGGACAATCCCACCACCCAGCTGGAGGTGGTTGGCCCCTACATCACGCCACAGCTCGCCACTTCCGTTACCGCCTCTTGTATCAACTTTATAATCATCATGATCCTCAACCTCATGTACGAACGCGTTGCTGTCTGGATCACTGATATGG AAATTCCCAAGACCCACCTGGAGtatgaaaacaaactgacagtGAAGATGTTCCTCTTCCAGTTCGTCAATTATTACTCGTCCTGCTTCTACGTGGCTTTCTTCAAGGGCAAGTTCGTTGGCTATCCCGGAAATTACGCTTATATGTTCGGAAGCAAACTGAGGAACGAGGAG TGTGATCCCGGCGGCTGTCTCATCGAGTTGACCACTCAGCTGGTGATAGTGATGACGGGTAAACAGGTTTGGGGCAACATCCAGGAAGCTCTGCTCCC GTGGATGAGGAACTGGTGGGGCAGCAGGAGGGCACGAAGCCACCCAGAGAGTCTGTACAGCCGCTGGGAGCAGGACCACGACCTGCAGGCCTTCGGACAGCTGGGTCTCTTCTACGAATATTTGGAAATGG TGATCCAGTTTGGTTTCATCACTCTCTTCGTGGCCTCCTTCCCCTTGGCTCCTCTGCTGGCACTCATCAACAACATCATTGAAGTCCGAGTGGACTCCTGGAAACTCACCACTCAGTTCAGACGACCCGTAGCAGCCAAGGCTCACAGCATTGGGGCCTGGGAGGAAATTCTCAATGGGATGGCTGTGCTCTCCGTTGTCACAAAT GCATTCATCGTGGCGTTCACGTCCGATATGATTCCTCGCCTCGTGTACATGTACGCCTACCAGCCTCAGGGAGAGATGAACATGGAAGGCTACATAAACAACAGCCTGTCTGTGTTCAACATCTCGGAGatcccagcagaaaacagaccAGACGACGAGGAGAATCCATCCTGGTTCAACAGCTCCATCACCTCCTGCAG GTATCGTGATTACCGCTACCCTTCAGGACATGAGAGGCAGTACTCCCACACCATGCAGTTCTGGCACATCTTAGCTGCCAAACTGGCTTTCATTATAATCATGGAG CATGTCGTGTTCCTGGTTAAGTTCTTCGTGGCCTGGATGATCCCTGATGTTCCGTCTGATGTGAGGgctcgggtgaagagagaacGCTACCTGGTCCAGGAATACCTCCACAACTACGAGGTGGAGAAGCTAAAGATCCAactcagcaaacaaaacaatgagGAGTGCACCTGCACGCCCATGATCTATCCCTCTTTATCCAAGCACGAGGTGCTGTCAGAGTGCCTCTAG
- the ano5a gene encoding anoctamin-5 isoform X2, with protein sequence MHRITGRAGDDSLIEMSPTDSFNDDLNGYHPHGSSSTASLQHGQSGIDKQQHSKDSVFFRDGLRRIDFVLSYVDDKDGERKQERRKVYEANLVKVGLELETEDKIESEDGKTYFVKIHAPWEVLATYADVLKIKVPFKVNDIPDNSEMPMNWLSTPFRLPEHIMQPEPDYFTAPFDKSKADFFLIDNKDTFFPPSTRNRIVFYILSRCSYIREDCGDRDKKGIKRLLNNGTYTAAFPLHDSRYWTRSRDVNCDSERYNLYKHWARFFCFFKEQPLNLIRKYYGEKIGIYFAWLGFYTEMLLFAAVVGTICFVYGFLTYDDNQWSKEICSEEIGGSIVMCPLCDKKCGYWKLNTTCNSSWQSHLFDNVATVFFAIFMGIWVTLFLEFWKRRQARLEYEWDLVDFEEEQQQLQLRPEYETKCTNRKLNRITQEMEPYLPITSKCARSCLSGATVLLWISLIIACIIGVIAYRLAVYAAFASIMKDNPTTQLEVVGPYITPQLATSVTASCINFIIIMILNLMYERVAVWITDMEIPKTHLEYENKLTVKMFLFQFVNYYSSCFYVAFFKGKFVGYPGNYAYMFGSKLRNEECDPGGCLIELTTQLVIVMTGKQVWGNIQEALLPWMRNWWGSRRARSHPESLYSRWEQDHDLQAFGQLGLFYEYLEMVIQFGFITLFVASFPLAPLLALINNIIEVRVDSWKLTTQFRRPVAAKAHSIGAWEEILNGMAVLSVVTNAFIVAFTSDMIPRLVYMYAYQPQGEMNMEGYINNSLSVFNISEIPAENRPDDEENPSWFNSSITSCRYRDYRYPSGHERQYSHTMQFWHILAAKLAFIIIMEHVVFLVKFFVAWMIPDVPSDVRARVKRERYLVQEYLHNYEVEKLKIQLSKQNNEECTCTPMIYPSLSKHEVLSECL encoded by the exons GAGCGGAGGAAGGTGTACGAGGCCAATTTAGTGAAAGTAGGTCTGGAGCTGGAGACAGAAGACAAAATA GAGTCAGAGGATGGGAAGACGTATTTTGTGAAGATCCACGCTCCGTGGGAGGTGTTGGCCACCTACGCCGACGTGCTGAAGATCAAAGTTCCTTTCAAGGTCAACGACATCCCAGACAACAGCGAGATGCCCATGAACTGGCTGTCCACGCCTTTTCGCCTGCCGGAGCACATCATGCAGCCCGAGCCGGACTACTTCACTGCCCCCTTCGACAAGAGCAAGGCCGACTTCTTCCTCATCGACAACAAAGACACTTTCTTCCCTCCTTCAACACGCAACAGGATC GTCTTCTACATCTTGTCCCGCTGCTCCTACATCAGGGAAGACTGCGGGGACCGAGACAAGAAGGGCATCAAGAGGTTACTCAACAATGGGACTTACACCGCAGCCTTCCCCCTGCATGAT TCTCGATACTGGACCAGATCGAGAGATGTAAACTGTGATAGTGAGAGATACAACCTCTACAAACACTGGGCccgatttttctgttttttcaagGAGCAGCCGCTCAACCTCATACG GAAATATTACGGGGAGAAGATAGGCATTTATTTTGCATGGCTGGGCTTCTAcaccgagatgctgctgttTGCGGCGGTAGTGGGGACGATTTGTTTCGTCTACGGGTTTCTCACATACGATGACAACCAGTGGAG CAAAGAAATATGCAGTGAAGAAATCGGAGGGAGTATCGTCATGTGTCCACTTTGTGACAAAAAGTGTGGCTACTGGAAACTCAACACAACATGCAACTCATCGTGG caatcACATCTATTTGACAATGTTGCAACAGtgttttttgccattttcatGGGAATATGGG TGACGCTGTTCCTGGAGTTCTGGAAGCGGCGGCAGGCCCGTCTGGAGTACGAGTGGGATCTGGTGGACtttgaggaggagcagcagcagctccagctacGGCCCGAGTATGAGACCAAGTGCACCAACCGCAAGCTGAACCGAATCACTCAG GAAATGGAGCCTTACTTACCCATAACAAGCAAGTGTGCACGCTCATGTCTGTCTGGAGCCACCGTCCTGTTGTGG ATCTCATTGATCATTGCCTGCATCATTGGGGTCATAGCGTACCGCCTGGCGGTGTACGCGGCCTTTGCTAGCATCATGAAGGACAATCCCACCACCCAGCTGGAGGTGGTTGGCCCCTACATCACGCCACAGCTCGCCACTTCCGTTACCGCCTCTTGTATCAACTTTATAATCATCATGATCCTCAACCTCATGTACGAACGCGTTGCTGTCTGGATCACTGATATGG AAATTCCCAAGACCCACCTGGAGtatgaaaacaaactgacagtGAAGATGTTCCTCTTCCAGTTCGTCAATTATTACTCGTCCTGCTTCTACGTGGCTTTCTTCAAGGGCAAGTTCGTTGGCTATCCCGGAAATTACGCTTATATGTTCGGAAGCAAACTGAGGAACGAGGAG TGTGATCCCGGCGGCTGTCTCATCGAGTTGACCACTCAGCTGGTGATAGTGATGACGGGTAAACAGGTTTGGGGCAACATCCAGGAAGCTCTGCTCCC GTGGATGAGGAACTGGTGGGGCAGCAGGAGGGCACGAAGCCACCCAGAGAGTCTGTACAGCCGCTGGGAGCAGGACCACGACCTGCAGGCCTTCGGACAGCTGGGTCTCTTCTACGAATATTTGGAAATGG TGATCCAGTTTGGTTTCATCACTCTCTTCGTGGCCTCCTTCCCCTTGGCTCCTCTGCTGGCACTCATCAACAACATCATTGAAGTCCGAGTGGACTCCTGGAAACTCACCACTCAGTTCAGACGACCCGTAGCAGCCAAGGCTCACAGCATTGGGGCCTGGGAGGAAATTCTCAATGGGATGGCTGTGCTCTCCGTTGTCACAAAT GCATTCATCGTGGCGTTCACGTCCGATATGATTCCTCGCCTCGTGTACATGTACGCCTACCAGCCTCAGGGAGAGATGAACATGGAAGGCTACATAAACAACAGCCTGTCTGTGTTCAACATCTCGGAGatcccagcagaaaacagaccAGACGACGAGGAGAATCCATCCTGGTTCAACAGCTCCATCACCTCCTGCAG GTATCGTGATTACCGCTACCCTTCAGGACATGAGAGGCAGTACTCCCACACCATGCAGTTCTGGCACATCTTAGCTGCCAAACTGGCTTTCATTATAATCATGGAG CATGTCGTGTTCCTGGTTAAGTTCTTCGTGGCCTGGATGATCCCTGATGTTCCGTCTGATGTGAGGgctcgggtgaagagagaacGCTACCTGGTCCAGGAATACCTCCACAACTACGAGGTGGAGAAGCTAAAGATCCAactcagcaaacaaaacaatgagGAGTGCACCTGCACGCCCATGATCTATCCCTCTTTATCCAAGCACGAGGTGCTGTCAGAGTGCCTCTAG
- the LOC115391628 gene encoding P2Y purinoceptor 6-like: MLAGLLRSAQSCCRCYRDMGNTQQEQFPEESYCNLDTHQALAVIQLYLVPFFFLTVLVLGLPLNLLSLWIFSQRLRRWTRSTVFLFNLTLADTSWLLTLPFLVRFHLGRLTWRMGLPLCAAVRMFYHTCFYLSIFFVTCVSLDRYLAIVHPLRSLVLLGRRRTSLVCVAVWTGTVFLSIPVARMTVIQTCPESNRTTCSLYVLLRQTEESLPYSLSCSIFGFFFPMLSISYCGVRSLAALHRRPFRPKPCSKQRRLRRVLSAVVVLFGAFYLPYHLSRNAAITVRALYPNSPASWRRADLAFCMEMCVCSLVACVNPLLSCIMVKQFRKEFYRTLTVMCPGMPLVCQTSKHTKLARPKIFWFS, from the exons ATGCTGGCAGGGCTTTTACGCTCGGCCCAGAGCTGCTGCCGGTGTTACAGAGACATGGGCAACACTCAGCAGGAACAG TTCCCAGAAGAATCCTACTGCAACCTGGACACACATCAGGCTCTAGCTGTGATCCAGCTCTACCTGGTCCCCTTCTTCTTCCTGACGGTGCTGGTCCTCGGCCTGCCCCTCAACCTGCTCTCCCTCTGGATCTTCTCCCAGCGCCTGCGGCGTTGGACCCGCAGCACGGTCTTCCTCTTCAACCTGACCCTGGCCGACACCTCCTGGCTGCTGACCCTGCCTTTCCTGGTCCGCTTCCACCTGGGCCGCCTGACCTGGAGGATGGGCCTGCCGCTGTGCGCCGCCGTCAGGATGTTTTACCACACCTGCTTCTACCTCAGCATCTTCTTCGTCACCTGCGTCAGCCTGGACCGCTACCTGGCCATCGTGCACCCGCTGCGCTCCCTGGTGCTGCTGGGCCGGAGGAGGACCAGCCTAGTGTGTGTGGCGGTCTGGACGGGCACCGTGTTCCTCAGCATACCCGTGGCCAGAATGACCGTCATCCAAACGTGTCCCGAGAGCAACCGCACCACCTGCTCCTTGTACGTGCTGCTGAGACAGACCGAGGAGAGCCTGCCGTACTCGCTCTCGTGCTCCATCTTCGGCTTCTTCTTCCCGATGCTCTCCATCTCTTACTGCGGCGTGCGCAGCCTCGCCGCGCTGCACCGCCGACCCTTCCGCCCCAAACCGTGCAGCAAGCAGAGGCGTCTGCGGCGGGTGCTGAGCGCGGTGGTGGTCCTCTTCGGCGCCTTCTACCTGCCCTACCACCTGAGCCGCAACGCCGCCATCACAGTGCGAGCATTGTACCCAAACAGCCCTGCCTCCTGGCGCCGAGCGGACCTGGCCTTCTGTATGGAGATGTGCGTCTGCAGCCTCGTCGCCTGCGTGAACCCGCTGCTCAGCTGCATCATGGTCAAGCAGTTCAGGAAGGAGTTTTACCGCACTTTGACTGTAATGTGTCCCGGCATGCCGCTGGTCTGTCAGACATCTAAACACACCAAGTTGGCG AGGCCTAAAATCTTTTGGTTCTCCTGA
- the LOC115392226 gene encoding vesicular glutamate transporter 2.1-like: MEPGKEKALPTSKEGLKQLAGKALGGLYRRLEKRQQTGEAIELTEDGRPREDQERKAPLCDCTCFGLPRRYIIAMLSGLGFCISFGIRCNLGVAIVSMVNNSTIHQNGKIIIKEKAKFNWDPETVGMIHGSFFWGYIVTQIPGGYISSRLAANRVFGAAIVLTSTLNMFIPSAARVHFGCVIFVRILQGLVEGVTYPACHGIWSKWAPPLERSRLATISFCGSYAGAVIAMPLAGILVQYTGWSSVFYVYGCVGIIWYMFWILVSYESPAEHPTITEEERRYIEESIGESAQLMGAMEKFKTPWRKFFSSMPVYAIIVANFCRSWTFYLLLISQPAYFEEVFGFEISKVGILSALPHLVMTIIVPLGGQLADYLRTHNIMSTTTVRKIMNCGGFGMEATLLLVVGYSHSKGVAISFLVLAVGFSGFAISGFNVNHLDIAPRYASILMGISNGVGTLSGMVCPLIVGAMTKNKTREEWQYVFLIASLVHYGGVIFYGLFASGEKQPWADPEETSEEKCGFIDEDELAEETGDITQGYGAMGGPAKSYGATAQLNGGWVQDWDKTEEYVQEPAGKMYSERGYS; encoded by the exons ATGGAGCCAGGCAAGGAGAAGGCTCTCCCCACCTCTAAAGAGGGGCTAAAACAACTCGCAGGAAAGGCCCTCGGGGGTCTATACAG GAGGCTCGAAAAGCGGCAGCAAACAGGTGAGGCCATCGAGCTGACGGAGGATGGGAGACCCCGCGAGGACCAGGAGCGGAAGGCGCCCCTCTGCGACTGCACGTGCTTCGGGCTCCCGCGCAGATACATCATCGCCATGCTGAGCGGGCTCGGCTTCTGCATCTCCTTCGGGATCCGGTGTAACCTGGGTGTGGCTATCGTCAGCATGGTCAATAACAGCACAATTCATCAAAACGGCAAGATCATCATCAAAGAG AAAGCGAAATTCAACTGGGACCCGGAGACTGTGGGGATGATCCACGGCTCCTTCTTCTGGGGATACATAGTCACACAGATTCCAGGAGGGTACATCTCCTCCAGACTGGCTGCGAACAG AGTTTTTGGTGCTGCCATCGTGCTGACATCCACCCTGAACATGTTCATTCCCTCCGCCGCCCGGGTGCACTTTGGATGCGTCATCTTTGTGAGGATATTACAAGGGCTGGTGGAG GGGGTGACTTATCCAGCCTGCCATGGGATCTGGAGCAAATGGGCTCCGCCGCTGGAAAGAAGTCGCCTGGCAACCATCTCCTTCTGTG GATCCTACGCAGGAGCGGTGATCGCCATGCCTCTGGCCGGGATCCTGGTCCAGTACACAGGATGGTCCTCTGTCTTCTATGTGTATG GATGCGTTGGGATAATTTGGTACATGTTCTGGATTCTGGTGTCCTACGAGAGCCCGGCAGAACACCCGACCATCACCGAAGAGGAGCGTCGCTACATCGAGGAGAGCATTGGAGAAAGCGCCCAGCTGATGGGAGCGATGGAG AAATTCAAGACCCCCTGGAGGAAGTTCTTCTCCTCCATGCCTGTCTATGCAATCATTGTGGCCAacttctgcaggagctggactTTCTATCTGCTCCTCATCAGCCAGCCGGCGTACTTTGAGGAAGTGTTTGGTTTTGAGATCAGCAag GTCGGAATACTGTCGGCTCTTCCTCACTTGGTCATGACCATCATCGTGCCTTTAGGAGGCCAGTTAGCGGACTACCTGCGGACCCACAACATCATGTCCACCACTACGGTTCGAAAAATAATGAACTGTGGAG gatttGGTATGGAGGCCACTCTCTTATTAGTTGTTGGTTACTCTCACAGTAAAGGGGTGGCCATCTCTTTCCTGGTTCTGGCTGTGGGTTTTAGTGGTTTTGCAATATCGG GTTTCAATGTGAACCATCTAGACATCGCTCCCCGCTATGCCAGCATCCTCATGGGCATCTCCAACGGAGTGGGCACCCTGTCAGGGATGGTCTGTCCTCTTATCGTGGGAGCAATGACAAAGAACAAG ACCCGGGAGGAGTGGCAGTACGTCTTCCTCATTGCTTCCCTCGTGCATTACGGAGGCGTCATATTTTACGGGCTCTTTGCCTCTGGGGAGAAACAGCCATGGGCCGATCCGGAGGAGACCAGCGAGGAGAAGTGCGGTTTCATAGACGAGGACGAGCTGGCCGAGGAGACGGGCGACATCACGCAGGGCTACGGCGCCATGGGCGGCCCCGCTAAAAGCTACGGGGCCACGGCGCAGCTGAACGGGGGCTGGGTGCAGGACTGGGACAAGACGGAGGAATACGTCCAGGAGCCGGCGGGGAAGATGTACTCTGAGCGCGGCTACTCTTAA